The proteins below come from a single Saccharopolyspora sp. SCSIO 74807 genomic window:
- a CDS encoding AMP-binding protein, protein MTTIDPHPRGAAPFDTSGTFRDEQGVAHYAGLPSSLVEMFRATVRDHPGQEALVEVDGERLTYQQLWDRAARVAGGLRAAGVERGDRVANLLPAGVGWVLGFLGTQLAGAVAVPVNIRFAQPEIDYVLADSGAKTVLRPEAPLPDGEPYAAGDLQIDELAAIFYTSGTTGFPKGAMTTHENFLSNVETVLRVHGIDRAEGPRQRNLISVPLFHVTGCNTQLLVQIALGGTTVVLPAFHVRPFLRTIVDERINVLTSVPAIYALALSQPDFADFDVRAVTRVGYGGSPIAPSLVERIKAAFPQARVGNGFGLTETSSIATYLPHEWATEHTDSVGFAAPVVDLALHEPDSAGVGELLIRGPNVVAGYWNKPEATGRTFAGSWLHSGDLARIDEDGLVHVVDRAKDMINRGGENVYSVEVENALASAPGVADAAVVGVPDDVLGEKVGAVVVAASEDERLSVPAVLDHLAASLADFKIPQYVHVRTEPLPRNPGGKLLKRQLREQTAWGAPVRGR, encoded by the coding sequence GTGACCACGATCGACCCGCATCCGCGCGGCGCCGCACCATTCGACACCTCCGGCACGTTCCGCGACGAGCAGGGCGTGGCCCACTACGCGGGCCTCCCCTCCTCGCTCGTGGAGATGTTCCGCGCCACCGTCCGCGACCATCCCGGCCAGGAAGCCCTCGTCGAGGTCGACGGCGAGCGGCTGACCTACCAGCAGCTCTGGGACCGGGCGGCGCGGGTGGCCGGCGGGCTGCGCGCGGCAGGCGTCGAGCGCGGTGACCGGGTCGCCAACCTGCTGCCCGCCGGAGTCGGCTGGGTGCTCGGTTTCCTCGGCACGCAACTCGCCGGGGCGGTCGCGGTGCCGGTGAACATCCGCTTCGCCCAGCCCGAGATCGACTACGTGCTGGCGGACTCCGGCGCCAAAACCGTGCTGCGCCCGGAAGCCCCGCTGCCGGACGGCGAGCCGTACGCGGCCGGTGACCTGCAGATCGACGAGCTGGCGGCGATCTTCTACACCAGCGGCACGACGGGCTTCCCGAAGGGGGCGATGACCACCCACGAGAACTTCCTGTCCAATGTGGAGACCGTGCTGCGGGTGCACGGGATCGACCGGGCGGAAGGCCCGCGGCAGCGGAACCTGATCTCGGTGCCGCTGTTCCACGTCACCGGCTGCAACACCCAGTTGCTCGTCCAGATCGCGCTGGGCGGCACCACCGTGGTGCTGCCCGCGTTCCACGTGCGGCCGTTCCTGCGCACGATCGTCGACGAGCGGATCAACGTGCTCACCAGCGTGCCCGCGATCTACGCGCTGGCGCTGAGCCAGCCCGACTTCGCGGATTTCGACGTGCGAGCGGTGACCCGCGTCGGCTACGGCGGATCGCCGATCGCGCCCTCGCTGGTGGAGCGCATCAAGGCGGCGTTCCCGCAGGCCCGCGTGGGCAACGGCTTCGGGCTCACCGAGACGTCCTCGATCGCGACCTACCTGCCGCACGAGTGGGCGACCGAGCACACCGATTCCGTCGGCTTCGCCGCGCCCGTGGTCGATCTGGCGCTGCACGAGCCGGATTCCGCCGGTGTGGGCGAGCTGCTCATCCGCGGGCCGAACGTCGTCGCCGGGTACTGGAACAAGCCGGAGGCGACCGGCCGCACGTTCGCCGGTTCCTGGTTGCACAGCGGCGACCTCGCCCGCATCGACGAGGACGGGCTGGTGCACGTCGTCGACCGCGCGAAGGACATGATCAACCGCGGCGGCGAGAACGTGTACTCCGTCGAAGTGGAGAACGCGCTGGCCAGCGCGCCCGGTGTGGCCGACGCCGCGGTGGTGGGCGTACCGGACGACGTGCTCGGCGAGAAGGTGGGCGCCGTCGTCGTAGCCGCGTCCGAGGACGAGCGGCTTTCGGTGCCCGCGGTGCTGGACCACCTCGCCGCCTCGCTCGCGGACTTCAAGATCCCGCAGTACGTCCACGTGCGCACCGAACCGCTCCCGCGCAACCCCGGCGGCAAGCTGCTGAAGCGGCAGCTGCGCGAGCAGACCGCGTGGGGCGCTCCCGTGCGCGGGCGCTGA
- a CDS encoding FAD-dependent oxidoreductase: protein MSQADYVVVGAGSAGCAVARRLAESGSSVVLVEAGPRDDRGPLKSLLSIPGAIAPLQSTPQLKKHFDWGYKSVPQSDAWQRVIPQTRGRVLGGSSSVNGMLFVRGNRKNYDDWAADGCKGWSYDDVLPAFKRLEDWEGGESELRGGGGPIRVRKVRELTGAARDFMDAATSRLGVPRIDDYNGESQEGIAPFQLSADRGVRYSSSKGYLHDDRPGNLVVLTDATVAKVVFSGSRATGIEVADKRGDKKVISAGREVVLSAGVFGSPQILMLSGIGPAEHLRSHGIEPRSELPVGDNLHDHLFVPVSFRMDSALRKPTASYFARGLLREWFRPGSGWAAGSQFEASGFVRTSYAGSVPDLQLLSLYWVYPIPNQDSDKMVRPPTSKPGQSVFPTLIYPQSRGTVRLGSADPKAAPLIDPAYLKEPQDTEVLLEGVRMVRETMAGVGDSQGEIGPGEQYRDEQEMRRALPNFVHSVYHPVGTCRMGADERAVVGPDLKVRGVEGLRVADASVIPSITGGNTNAPSIMIGERCAEEILS from the coding sequence ATGTCTCAGGCTGACTACGTCGTGGTGGGCGCCGGCAGCGCGGGCTGCGCGGTCGCGCGCAGGCTCGCCGAGAGCGGATCATCCGTGGTCCTGGTCGAAGCGGGGCCGCGCGATGACCGGGGCCCGCTGAAGAGCCTGCTGAGCATCCCGGGCGCCATCGCGCCGCTGCAGTCGACCCCGCAGCTCAAGAAGCACTTCGACTGGGGCTACAAGTCGGTTCCGCAATCCGACGCGTGGCAGCGGGTGATCCCGCAGACCCGCGGTCGCGTGCTCGGCGGGTCCAGCTCGGTAAACGGCATGCTGTTCGTGCGCGGCAACCGCAAGAACTACGACGACTGGGCGGCCGACGGCTGCAAGGGCTGGTCCTACGACGACGTGCTGCCCGCGTTCAAACGGCTCGAGGACTGGGAGGGCGGCGAGTCCGAGCTCCGCGGCGGCGGTGGTCCCATCCGGGTCCGGAAGGTCCGCGAGCTGACCGGCGCCGCACGCGACTTCATGGACGCCGCCACCAGCCGCCTCGGCGTGCCGCGGATCGACGACTACAACGGCGAAAGCCAGGAAGGCATCGCGCCGTTCCAGCTCAGCGCCGATCGCGGCGTGCGCTACTCGTCGTCCAAGGGCTACTTGCACGACGACCGGCCGGGCAACCTGGTGGTGCTCACCGACGCCACCGTCGCCAAGGTGGTCTTCAGCGGTTCGCGTGCGACCGGCATCGAGGTCGCCGACAAGCGCGGCGACAAGAAGGTGATCAGCGCAGGCCGCGAGGTGGTGCTGTCGGCGGGCGTGTTCGGCTCCCCGCAGATCCTGATGCTCTCGGGCATCGGTCCTGCCGAGCACCTGCGCTCCCACGGCATCGAACCGCGCTCGGAGCTGCCGGTCGGCGACAACCTCCACGATCACCTGTTCGTTCCGGTGTCGTTCCGGATGGACTCGGCGCTGCGCAAACCGACCGCCTCCTACTTCGCCCGCGGCCTGCTGCGGGAGTGGTTCCGGCCGGGCTCGGGATGGGCTGCGGGCTCGCAGTTCGAGGCGTCCGGTTTCGTGCGCACCTCCTACGCCGGTTCGGTGCCCGACTTGCAGCTGCTGAGCCTGTACTGGGTTTACCCGATCCCGAACCAGGACTCCGACAAGATGGTCCGCCCGCCCACCAGCAAACCCGGGCAGAGCGTGTTCCCCACGCTGATCTATCCGCAAAGCCGCGGGACCGTCCGGCTGGGCAGCGCCGACCCGAAGGCGGCACCGCTGATCGATCCCGCGTACCTGAAGGAGCCGCAGGACACCGAGGTGCTGCTGGAAGGCGTCCGGATGGTGCGGGAGACGATGGCGGGTGTCGGGGACAGCCAGGGCGAGATCGGGCCGGGCGAGCAATACCGCGACGAGCAGGAGATGCGCCGGGCACTGCCCAACTTCGTGCACAGCGTGTACCACCCCGTCGGCACCTGCCGGATGGGCGCGGACGAGCGGGCGGTGGTCGGCCCGGACCTGAAGGTCCGCGGCGTCGAGGGGCTGCGGGTCGCCGACGCCTCGGTCATCCCCTCCATCACGGGTGGCAACACGAACGCCCCGTCGATCATGATCGGCGAGCGTTGCGCCGAGGAGATCCTGAGCTGA
- a CDS encoding aldehyde dehydrogenase family protein, whose product MAIVNPLPSAPDGHRRLRLDSPVDQQCVGELDISSKDDVDHAISRARAAQAAWAARPVKERAAIVRSAVDELVARRDEIIATLQAETGKPRAEALAIEIVPACDFLNHWSSRAHRDLRDERRKVHGYIRPLKKLRIHYQPLGVVGVITPWNAPFVLSLNPVVQALLAGNGVVLKPSEMTPRSAEWAVRILHAAGVPEDLVQVVHGDGETGAALVDGQVDKISFTGSVPTGRTIAARSAQRLIPCTLELGGKDAMIVCADADLERAANGAVYLSMFNTGQVCLSVERIYVADEVADEFIRLVREKAAAISYGAGDKDMGPLFSDKQLDVVTRHVRDAGEKGATIAVGGERGSAEGLYFQPTVVVGAAHDMDIMREETFGPVAAIMRVRDDEEAVRRANDTAYGLGGSVFTKSTAKARDIAARLTTGSVVHNDAAVIYGVTEAPFGGRKDSGLGQVNGTDALRGFTHPQPLLLSRWPLKKENIWYPYTPSVVRNLDSLVRYGFGNRIVRRFLS is encoded by the coding sequence ATGGCCATCGTGAACCCGCTCCCCAGCGCACCCGACGGGCACCGGCGCCTGCGCCTGGACAGTCCGGTGGACCAGCAGTGCGTCGGCGAACTCGACATCAGCAGCAAGGACGACGTCGACCACGCGATCAGCCGCGCGCGGGCGGCGCAGGCCGCTTGGGCGGCCCGCCCGGTCAAGGAACGCGCCGCGATCGTTCGCTCGGCCGTCGACGAACTGGTCGCGCGCCGCGACGAGATCATCGCGACGTTGCAGGCCGAGACCGGCAAGCCGCGCGCCGAAGCGCTCGCGATCGAGATCGTGCCCGCCTGCGACTTCCTCAACCACTGGAGCAGCCGGGCGCACCGGGACCTGCGCGACGAGCGCCGCAAGGTGCACGGTTACATCCGCCCGCTGAAGAAGCTGCGGATCCACTACCAGCCGCTCGGCGTGGTCGGCGTGATCACGCCGTGGAACGCGCCCTTCGTGCTGTCGCTGAATCCCGTGGTTCAAGCGCTGCTGGCGGGCAACGGGGTGGTGCTCAAACCCTCGGAGATGACTCCGCGATCGGCCGAGTGGGCGGTGCGGATCCTGCACGCGGCCGGCGTTCCCGAGGACCTGGTGCAGGTCGTGCACGGCGACGGTGAGACCGGCGCCGCACTGGTCGACGGCCAGGTCGACAAGATCTCGTTCACCGGCAGCGTGCCCACCGGGCGCACCATCGCGGCGCGCAGCGCGCAGCGGCTCATCCCGTGCACCCTGGAGCTGGGCGGCAAGGACGCGATGATCGTCTGCGCGGACGCCGATCTGGAGCGAGCCGCCAACGGCGCGGTGTACCTGTCGATGTTCAACACCGGTCAGGTCTGCCTCAGCGTCGAGCGGATCTACGTGGCAGACGAGGTCGCCGACGAATTCATCCGCCTGGTGCGGGAAAAAGCGGCAGCGATCAGCTACGGCGCAGGCGACAAGGACATGGGCCCGCTGTTCTCGGACAAGCAGCTCGACGTGGTCACCCGGCACGTCCGGGACGCCGGGGAGAAGGGCGCCACCATCGCCGTCGGCGGCGAGCGCGGGTCCGCGGAGGGCCTGTACTTCCAGCCCACGGTCGTCGTCGGCGCTGCGCACGACATGGACATCATGCGGGAGGAGACCTTCGGGCCGGTGGCGGCCATCATGCGCGTGCGCGACGACGAGGAAGCGGTCCGCCGGGCCAACGACACCGCGTACGGCCTCGGCGGGAGCGTGTTCACCAAGAGCACGGCGAAGGCCAGGGACATCGCGGCGCGCCTGACGACCGGCTCGGTGGTGCACAACGACGCGGCCGTGATCTATGGCGTGACCGAAGCCCCGTTCGGCGGCCGCAAGGACAGCGGTCTCGGGCAGGTCAACGGCACCGACGCGTTGCGCGGGTTCACCCACCCCCAGCCGCTGCTGCTGAGCCGTTGGCCGCTGAAGAAGGAGAACATCTGGTACCCCTACACGCCCAGCGTGGTCCGCAACCTCGACTCGCTGGTGCGCTACGGATTCGGCAACCGCATCGTGCGGCGGTTCCTGTCGTGA